The Saccharothrix variisporea genome has a segment encoding these proteins:
- the lysA gene encoding diaminopimelate decarboxylase codes for MTLSDILPTLAHSLHPAPDRRLWPDVDDRRLRWIAATFGTPTYVLDENEVRHQCRRFREVLSGFRVAFASKALSCKAVVRWVGEEGLWLDVCSAGELAVARAAGFPDERILFHGNAKTPEDLKAAHGVGRIVVDSVDELERIADARVLLRVLPRVAADTHPALATGDTGQKFGLGEADLVRALEIVDARPDLELVGLHCHIGSQIRHVATYEQAARRMVALIARLGRPVRELDLGGGFAVPYTSGEDEFDLVGYADRVTRAVRYECARQRVAVPRLVVEPGRSIVAKAGVTLYRVTSVKHPFVAVDGGMSDNARPALYGARYQPRLLRSGPMARWTLVGRHCEAGDVIAEVDLPRDVHPGDVVAVPVTGAYHHSLASNYNQVCRPALVGVRDGTTRVLVRAETEEDLLRRDVG; via the coding sequence ATGACGCTTTCCGACATCTTGCCCACTCTGGCCCACTCCCTGCACCCCGCGCCCGACCGACGGTTGTGGCCCGACGTCGACGACCGCCGGTTGCGGTGGATCGCGGCCACCTTCGGCACGCCCACCTACGTCCTGGACGAGAACGAAGTCCGGCACCAGTGCCGGCGGTTCCGGGAGGTGTTGAGCGGGTTCCGGGTGGCCTTCGCGAGCAAAGCGTTGTCGTGCAAGGCGGTGGTGCGGTGGGTTGGTGAAGAGGGGTTGTGGTTGGACGTCTGTTCCGCCGGGGAGTTGGCCGTGGCACGGGCGGCGGGGTTCCCCGATGAGCGGATCCTGTTCCACGGCAACGCGAAGACGCCCGAGGACCTGAAGGCCGCGCACGGTGTCGGGCGGATCGTGGTCGACTCCGTGGACGAGTTGGAGCGCATCGCGGACGCCCGTGTGTTGTTGCGTGTGCTGCCGCGCGTGGCCGCTGATACGCATCCCGCGCTTGCTACTGGGGACACCGGGCAGAAATTCGGGCTCGGGGAGGCGGACCTGGTGCGTGCGTTGGAGATCGTGGACGCGCGGCCGGACCTGGAGTTGGTCGGCTTGCACTGCCACATCGGGTCGCAGATCCGGCACGTCGCCACGTACGAGCAGGCCGCCCGCCGGATGGTCGCCCTTATCGCCCGGCTCGGCCGACCCGTCCGCGAACTGGACCTGGGCGGCGGGTTCGCGGTTCCCTACACGAGCGGTGAGGACGAGTTCGACCTTGTCGGGTACGCCGACCGCGTGACGCGGGCCGTTCGGTACGAGTGCGCGCGGCAGCGGGTCGCGGTGCCGCGGTTGGTGGTGGAGCCGGGGCGGTCGATCGTGGCCAAGGCCGGGGTCACCCTCTACCGGGTGACCAGCGTGAAGCACCCGTTCGTGGCGGTGGACGGCGGGATGAGCGACAACGCCCGACCCGCCCTCTACGGTGCCCGCTACCAGCCTCGGCTGCTCAGGAGCGGTCCGATGGCGCGGTGGACGCTGGTCGGCCGGCACTGCGAAGCCGGTGACGTGATCGCCGAGGTCGACCTGCCGAGGGACGTCCACCCGGGTGACGTGGTGGCGGTCCCGGTCACCGGCGCCTACCACCACTCGCTCGCCTCGAACTACAACCAGGTGTGCCGCCCCGCACTGGTGGGCGTGCGGGACGGCACGACGCGCGTGCTGGTCCGGGCGGAGACCGAGGAAGACCTGCTCCGCCGGGACGTGGGCTAG